Proteins found in one Natrinema saccharevitans genomic segment:
- a CDS encoding type IV pilin — translation MMPEELQSKLVGDEEERAVSPVIGVILMVAITVILAAVIAAFVLDMGDPGNKSISASADIGENETENITVELTAGGSNIDGIAFVDSSGEITVHDPNLNSTGANGVYGTKIDSGSQAAAGDADAVLSDDSYTIYAYQGSVEHGDSIDDADASVEIGSVEYDAPSP, via the coding sequence ATGATGCCTGAAGAACTTCAGTCAAAATTGGTCGGAGATGAGGAAGAGAGGGCTGTGAGCCCGGTTATAGGGGTCATACTCATGGTAGCTATTACCGTGATACTCGCAGCCGTGATTGCCGCCTTCGTGCTGGACATGGGCGATCCAGGGAACAAGAGCATAAGCGCCAGCGCTGACATTGGTGAGAACGAAACTGAAAATATCACTGTCGAGTTGACTGCCGGTGGTAGTAATATCGACGGGATCGCGTTCGTTGACTCGAGTGGGGAGATAACTGTCCACGACCCTAATCTCAACAGTACCGGTGCAAACGGTGTGTACGGGACAAAGATAGACAGTGGCAGTCAAGCTGCAGCCGGCGACGCTGATGCCGTGTTGTCCGATGATAGCTACACGATCTACGCCTACCAAGGGAGTGTAGAACACGGTGATTCGATTGACGACGCTGACGCAAGTGTCGAAATCGGGAGCGTTGAATACGACGCACCCTCACCGTAG
- a CDS encoding Cdc6/Cdc18 family protein, with amino-acid sequence MHSGPQREIIGEREILRESHDPETIRYRDSEINTLTTLLSPTLGGGITETALIHGPPGSGKTCTTTAVLEEIETQHSVPTATVNCWKDHTPSRALYTIVESLVGDTAYDREQTPESVLLDAVEDAITEPTILFLDEADKLVEDDILRDLYEIDDVRLLFAANNRHQVVGDLEHRVYSRIGTAQDIEFEKYHDYQLVQILEDRMVAAKVNPEIVPDEAVEGIADAAGRDARKAIATLRNALDIVLIDDAECVTDPIIERARQKAEVDIARLRISSLTDQQTAVLKVLADIEPATSGTIYDEYERRIDDPSVSRTVRGWLSTKFPQYNLVTILEDEHPQEYELTAAAREIVE; translated from the coding sequence ATGCACAGTGGCCCCCAGCGAGAGATTATCGGCGAGCGAGAGATCCTCCGGGAGAGTCACGACCCGGAGACGATCCGCTATCGCGACAGCGAGATCAATACGCTCACAACGCTGCTGTCGCCGACGCTCGGCGGTGGGATCACCGAGACTGCATTAATCCACGGGCCGCCAGGATCGGGCAAAACCTGTACGACGACAGCCGTCCTCGAGGAGATCGAGACCCAACACAGCGTACCGACAGCGACGGTCAACTGCTGGAAGGACCACACGCCCTCGCGGGCGCTGTACACGATCGTTGAGTCGTTGGTTGGCGATACGGCATACGATCGCGAGCAGACCCCCGAGAGCGTATTACTCGACGCGGTCGAAGACGCAATCACCGAGCCGACGATCCTCTTTCTCGACGAGGCTGACAAACTCGTCGAGGACGACATCCTGCGGGACCTCTATGAGATCGACGACGTCCGCCTGCTGTTCGCGGCGAACAATCGCCACCAGGTCGTCGGCGACCTCGAGCATCGCGTCTACTCCCGCATCGGGACCGCACAGGATATCGAGTTCGAGAAGTACCACGACTACCAGCTCGTGCAGATCCTCGAAGACCGTATGGTCGCGGCGAAGGTCAACCCCGAGATTGTCCCTGACGAGGCAGTCGAGGGAATCGCCGACGCCGCCGGTCGGGACGCTCGGAAGGCGATCGCGACGCTGCGAAACGCCCTCGATATCGTCCTGATCGACGACGCCGAGTGTGTGACAGACCCGATCATCGAGCGGGCCAGACAGAAGGCAGAGGTGGATATCGCTCGGTTGCGTATTTCGTCACTCACCGACCAGCAGACAGCCGTCCTGAAAGTGCTGGCCGACATCGAGCCGGCGACCAGTGGGACGATCTACGACGAGTACGAGCGTCGGATCGACGATCCGTCTGTTAGTCGGACCGTCCGCGGATGGCTCAGTACGAAGTTCCCCCAGTACAATCTCGTGACGATCCTCGAGGACGAACACCCACAGGAGTACGAACTGACCGCAGCGGCACGGGAGATTGTGGAATGA
- a CDS encoding PadR family transcriptional regulator: protein MYDLTAFQRDLLYVIASKDEPHGLGIKEELEDYYEKEIHHGRLYPNLDTVVDKGLVEKGQADRRTNSYTLTARGRRELEARREWENQYVEELLSE from the coding sequence ATGTACGATTTGACGGCATTCCAGCGAGACCTACTATACGTCATCGCCAGCAAAGACGAGCCACACGGTCTTGGCATCAAGGAGGAACTCGAGGACTACTATGAAAAGGAGATCCATCACGGCCGACTGTACCCGAATCTTGACACGGTCGTCGACAAGGGGCTTGTCGAGAAGGGGCAGGCTGACCGCCGGACGAACTCCTATACGCTCACCGCTCGCGGTCGCCGCGAACTCGAGGCGCGTCGAGAGTGGGAAAATCAGTACGTTGAAGAACTGCTCTCGGAGTAG